Proteins encoded within one genomic window of Bacillus thuringiensis:
- a CDS encoding antibiotic biosynthesis monooxygenase, translated as MKQEGVAVEETYKGKTMDAADPVTTIVTWEIQQGKEKQFETWRHEIEAAATKFPGHLGVNLIVPNNESREYTVIFRFDTYEHLRAWQESDVRRDLLKTAEQFQATNPTYKTESSLAYWFVTPKTPVPPPKWKMSIVTLLGVWPLSMLVPKLIGPIIKHMNPIMSAFFVSVCIVSLLSWVVMPIFGKLFHPWLQNNRK; from the coding sequence ATGAAACAAGAAGGAGTAGCTGTCGAAGAGACTTATAAAGGGAAGACGATGGATGCTGCTGATCCAGTAACAACGATTGTTACATGGGAAATTCAACAAGGGAAAGAAAAACAGTTCGAAACATGGAGACATGAAATCGAAGCTGCCGCTACTAAATTTCCAGGGCATTTAGGCGTAAACCTAATAGTCCCAAATAACGAATCCAGAGAGTATACTGTTATTTTTCGCTTTGATACGTATGAGCATCTACGTGCTTGGCAAGAATCAGATGTTCGCCGAGATTTGTTAAAAACAGCAGAACAATTTCAGGCTACTAATCCAACTTACAAAACTGAAAGCAGTTTGGCTTATTGGTTTGTTACTCCGAAAACGCCAGTTCCACCGCCAAAATGGAAAATGTCTATCGTTACCCTTCTGGGTGTATGGCCTCTTAGCATGTTAGTTCCTAAATTGATAGGACCTATTATAAAACATATGAATCCTATTATGTCCGCTTTTTTTGTTTCTGTATGTATAGTGTCCTTGCTATCATGGGTAGTTATGCCGATTTTCGGCAAACTATTTCATCCATGGTTACAAAATAATAGGAAGTAG
- a CDS encoding amidohydrolase: protein MNVPDIILYNGKITTLDPSQPEVSAIAITDGLITAVGGDELLNSATEKTKKIDLKRKRAIPGLNDSHIHVIRGGLHYNMELRWEGVPSITIALEMLKEQARRTPAPQWVRVVGGWSEFQFKERRMPTLEEINAVSEDTPVFVLHLYDRALVNRAGLRALGYTRDTPDPPGCLIERDKRGNPTGLLIANPNASILYSSLGKAPILNFDDQINSTRHFMRELNRLGITSAIDAGGGFQNYPDDYRVVEHLAEKEQLTLRIAYNLFTQNPNHEYEDFASWAKIVSPGQGNDKYKMNGAGEMLVFSAADFEKFQMPRPELATMMEADLKKVISLLVENRWPFRLHATYDESITRFLNVFEEVNKEIPFNGLRWWFDHAETISDRSMERVKALNGGIAIQDRMAFQGEYFVDLYGKEAAKHTPPIYRMLDLGIPVGAGSDATRVSSYNPWVALYWMVAGKTIGGLSIYDEKNKLDRKVALELYSKGSAWFSGDESKKGTLAVGQFADIAVLSADYFTVPEEEIKNLESLLTIMGGQVVYGNDEFKNLSPELPPASPDWSPTGVYGYGGANLAHTILSHDAHDHKLHSCSNPLHQHTHTVIGKDGTKWGIGCTCFAF, encoded by the coding sequence ATGAATGTACCGGATATAATCTTATATAACGGAAAAATTACTACCCTTGATCCCTCTCAACCTGAGGTATCTGCTATCGCCATAACTGATGGTTTAATAACTGCAGTAGGTGGAGATGAGCTTCTTAATAGTGCCACAGAAAAAACAAAAAAAATAGACCTTAAAAGAAAAAGAGCTATTCCAGGCCTGAATGACTCTCATATACACGTTATTCGTGGCGGTCTTCATTATAATATGGAATTACGATGGGAAGGCGTTCCTTCAATTACCATTGCTCTCGAAATGCTCAAAGAGCAGGCAAGGCGTACACCTGCTCCTCAGTGGGTAAGAGTAGTTGGAGGTTGGTCTGAATTTCAATTTAAAGAGAGACGGATGCCAACTTTAGAAGAGATTAATGCTGTTTCTGAAGACACACCTGTCTTTGTGCTACATCTTTACGATAGAGCACTTGTAAATCGTGCAGGGCTGCGTGCACTGGGATACACAAGAGATACCCCAGACCCTCCAGGTTGTTTAATTGAGCGGGATAAACGAGGGAATCCTACGGGCCTTTTAATTGCCAATCCTAACGCTTCTATTCTTTATTCAAGTTTGGGTAAAGCTCCAATACTTAATTTTGACGACCAGATTAACTCAACTCGCCATTTCATGCGCGAATTAAATAGATTAGGTATTACAAGTGCCATTGACGCAGGTGGCGGTTTCCAAAATTATCCTGACGACTACAGAGTTGTTGAACATTTAGCCGAGAAGGAACAATTAACTTTGCGTATTGCTTATAATCTATTTACGCAAAATCCTAATCATGAATATGAAGACTTTGCTTCATGGGCAAAAATTGTTTCTCCAGGTCAAGGAAATGATAAGTATAAAATGAATGGTGCCGGAGAAATGTTAGTATTCTCGGCAGCCGATTTTGAAAAATTTCAAATGCCACGGCCCGAACTAGCAACGATGATGGAAGCTGACTTAAAGAAAGTAATTTCTTTATTGGTGGAAAACCGTTGGCCATTCCGTTTGCATGCAACTTATGACGAGTCAATCACACGTTTCTTAAATGTATTTGAGGAAGTCAACAAAGAAATTCCTTTTAATGGTCTACGATGGTGGTTTGACCATGCAGAAACTATCTCAGATCGTAGTATGGAACGTGTTAAGGCTTTAAATGGTGGTATTGCCATTCAAGACCGCATGGCTTTTCAAGGTGAATACTTTGTTGATTTATACGGAAAGGAAGCTGCAAAGCATACTCCTCCAATTTATCGTATGTTAGACCTAGGTATACCTGTTGGTGCTGGTAGTGATGCAACTAGAGTTTCCAGTTATAACCCTTGGGTCGCTCTTTACTGGATGGTTGCCGGAAAAACCATTGGTGGTCTTTCGATATACGATGAAAAAAATAAACTTGATAGAAAAGTAGCCCTGGAATTATATTCAAAAGGAAGTGCGTGGTTCTCTGGTGATGAAAGTAAAAAAGGAACCCTTGCAGTAGGTCAGTTTGCTGATATTGCTGTATTGTCTGCTGACTACTTTACTGTGCCAGAAGAAGAAATCAAGAACCTTGAATCATTACTCACCATTATGGGTGGGCAGGTTGTTTATGGAAATGATGAATTTAAAAATTTATCACCTGAATTGCCCCCAGCATCACCTGATTGGTCACCGACGGGAGTTTATGGTTATGGTGGTGCTAATCTAGCCCACACTATACTTTCTCACGATGCCCATGATCACAAGTTACATAGTTGCAGTAACCCTCTCCATCAACACACTCATACCGTAATAGGAAAAGATGGAACTAAATGGGGTATTGGTTGTACTTGCTTTGCTTTCTAA
- a CDS encoding LysR family transcriptional regulator → MELRHLEYFIQVCNNNSFTKAAEVLGISQPTLSQQIRVLEGELDTPLFHRVGRGIKMTEAGKLLFDKGKFIMQQFDDVYNEIFELKGVKRGVITIGGLLEDLTYLTPYIMKFQQQYPNIVVKIIESEVAVNQIVDKNIDIGITRSAQIPDTLTSTLLYSEELVLVIPKNHPLNETSFVSFRELVGLSRIMVSCSCRESIKIYCESLGLSLSEANIETKSSISLLSLVYNGHGVAIIPLSLVDFVNNDTLSIVRITNPTPRQDINLIHFDDKFLSFAARIFMQKLNEPEKVLV, encoded by the coding sequence ATGGAATTACGTCATTTAGAGTATTTTATTCAAGTTTGTAATAATAATAGTTTTACTAAAGCTGCGGAAGTTCTAGGTATTTCACAGCCGACTTTAAGTCAACAAATCCGTGTGTTGGAAGGTGAACTTGATACACCTTTGTTTCATCGAGTTGGAAGAGGTATCAAAATGACAGAAGCGGGTAAGCTGCTATTTGATAAAGGAAAATTTATCATGCAACAATTTGATGACGTTTATAATGAAATTTTTGAATTAAAGGGTGTAAAAAGAGGTGTGATTACTATAGGAGGTTTATTAGAGGATCTCACTTATTTAACACCTTATATTATGAAGTTTCAACAACAATATCCCAACATCGTTGTAAAAATTATAGAGTCCGAAGTTGCTGTAAATCAAATCGTTGACAAAAATATTGATATAGGGATTACACGTAGTGCTCAAATTCCAGACACATTAACAAGCACCCTTTTGTATAGCGAAGAGCTTGTCCTTGTCATTCCAAAAAACCATCCTTTGAATGAAACATCATTTGTTTCTTTTCGGGAATTAGTAGGACTGAGTAGAATAATGGTTTCATGTAGTTGTCGTGAATCTATTAAAATATATTGTGAGAGTTTAGGGTTATCTTTATCTGAAGCAAATATAGAAACAAAATCTTCTATTTCTCTATTGAGCCTTGTATACAATGGTCATGGGGTTGCCATAATACCTCTTTCACTGGTTGATTTTGTTAATAATGATACTTTGAGCATAGTTCGTATTACTAATCCAACACCAAGGCAAGATATTAATCTTATTCACTTTGATGATAAATTTTTAAGTTTTGCAGCACGTATCTTTATGCAGAAGTTAAATGAACCTGAAAAAGTATTAGTATAA
- a CDS encoding serine hydrolase domain-containing protein yields the protein MENKLSGVLAVTLALTMSLPTGAIASSSSKTPVVSSQEVGSKDLEKIAAENAELLTNSYETTSVQYALIDNGKLILSGQTGKNDIEGKEPLTKDTLYGIGSTSKVYTAAAVMKLVDEGKVDLDAPVARYIPEFKMKDKRYKRITPRMLLNHSSGLQGSTFNNAFLFKDNDAYAHDILLQQLSNQNLKADPGAFSVYCNDGFTLAEILVERVSGMSFTEFLHQKFIEPLKLNHTITSQNKWEDEKRAGQYSPTYQGQLPSEMVNLIGTGGISSTAEDVVRFSQIFMGQGKEILSNKAVKAMEQEEYKKGMWPGDSGNVFNYGLGWDSVKLYPFSEYGIKALTKGGDTILQHATLVVLPEQKMAAAVLSSGGSSMTNQLLANKLLLARLKEKGTIKDIKPDKSFGKPVKAKVPQDVVKKAGFYGNSRSHFKIEITKKGELFLPTKPEEKYVYTADGSFINEKGTSKLNFVTEKNGKVYLRESTYELSPGLGQTVLTQYLAQKLENNVLPKKTAAAWAKREGGKFYLVNEKFNSMNYLGQLIPLNTQITIKDGYWDGKKITGPNTATHQIQIPVMYGRDTTEAHFYTENDTEYMEMASFLYVSESNVKSLDAGQLSKVTLQKNGHAKWFTIPQEVAGKTMNVELPSGSSFAVYDEKGVCVNFSVVSNNNKVKLPENGTVVFAGAPNSEFTIALN from the coding sequence ATGGAAAATAAATTATCTGGGGTGTTAGCCGTTACTTTGGCTCTAACGATGAGTCTACCAACAGGAGCTATAGCCTCTTCTAGCAGTAAGACTCCGGTTGTATCTAGCCAAGAAGTTGGAAGCAAAGATTTGGAGAAGATTGCTGCAGAGAACGCTGAACTACTCACGAATTCCTATGAGACTACTAGCGTGCAGTATGCGCTGATTGATAATGGTAAACTTATTTTGTCGGGGCAGACAGGCAAGAACGACATAGAAGGGAAAGAGCCACTAACCAAAGATACTCTATACGGAATTGGTTCAACCAGTAAAGTATATACAGCTGCGGCTGTTATGAAACTAGTAGACGAAGGAAAAGTTGATTTGGATGCCCCTGTTGCCCGCTATATTCCTGAGTTCAAAATGAAAGATAAACGATATAAGCGCATCACACCGCGTATGCTGTTGAATCATTCCTCGGGTTTGCAAGGTTCGACGTTCAATAATGCATTTTTATTTAAAGATAATGATGCTTATGCCCATGATATCTTGTTGCAACAATTGTCCAACCAAAACTTGAAGGCAGACCCTGGCGCGTTCTCAGTATACTGTAATGACGGTTTTACGCTGGCTGAGATTTTGGTAGAAAGAGTCAGCGGTATGAGTTTTACTGAATTTCTACATCAAAAGTTTATAGAGCCGTTAAAACTGAATCATACGATAACATCGCAAAACAAATGGGAAGACGAAAAGCGGGCTGGACAGTATTCTCCGACATACCAGGGACAGCTTCCAAGTGAAATGGTAAATCTGATTGGTACGGGAGGAATCTCTTCTACTGCAGAAGATGTGGTGCGATTCTCACAAATATTTATGGGACAGGGAAAAGAAATTCTCTCTAATAAAGCAGTCAAGGCGATGGAACAAGAAGAATATAAAAAAGGAATGTGGCCGGGAGATAGCGGAAATGTGTTCAACTATGGTCTTGGCTGGGATAGTGTGAAACTATACCCATTCAGTGAATATGGGATAAAAGCGTTGACTAAGGGTGGGGATACGATACTGCAACATGCTACATTGGTCGTGCTTCCAGAACAGAAGATGGCAGCAGCTGTATTGTCCTCCGGCGGCAGCAGCATGACAAATCAACTGTTGGCAAACAAATTACTGCTAGCTAGGCTTAAAGAGAAAGGAACAATTAAGGATATAAAACCAGATAAATCTTTCGGCAAACCAGTCAAGGCTAAAGTGCCTCAAGACGTGGTAAAAAAAGCGGGTTTTTATGGAAATAGCCGCAGCCATTTCAAAATAGAAATTACGAAGAAGGGAGAACTGTTTTTACCAACTAAACCGGAAGAAAAATATGTATATACGGCGGATGGAAGCTTTATAAATGAGAAGGGTACTTCCAAGCTTAACTTCGTTACTGAGAAGAATGGAAAAGTTTATTTGAGAGAGAGCACATATGAATTATCGCCGGGATTGGGGCAAACTGTGCTGACTCAATATTTAGCCCAAAAATTAGAAAACAATGTGTTACCGAAGAAAACAGCTGCTGCATGGGCGAAGCGTGAGGGTGGCAAGTTCTACCTCGTTAACGAAAAATTTAATTCTATGAACTATCTAGGACAACTAATACCTCTTAACACACAAATTACGATCAAGGATGGGTATTGGGACGGCAAAAAAATTACAGGTCCGAATACGGCGACGCATCAAATTCAGATTCCTGTGATGTATGGGCGGGATACGACGGAAGCTCATTTTTATACAGAGAATGATACTGAATATATGGAGATGGCCAGCTTTTTATACGTCAGTGAATCTAACGTAAAATCCCTTGATGCAGGTCAATTATCGAAAGTTACACTGCAAAAAAATGGGCATGCGAAATGGTTTACGATTCCGCAAGAGGTAGCAGGGAAAACGATGAATGTGGAGTTGCCATCAGGAAGTTCATTCGCGGTGTATGATGAGAAAGGAGTATGCGTCAATTTTAGCGTTGTTAGTAATAATAACAAAGTGAAACTACCAGAGAACGGAACGGTTGTATTTGCTGGCGCACCGAACTCCGAATTTACAATTGCGTTGAACTAG
- a CDS encoding magnesium transporter CorA family protein, producing the protein MECIKMPKWSWYHVKTSELEKLSSIIPRDVASYFSQFVKKISSPCENGLYVYTLSPSQTCVYGSFLFDQDKKDAKIQKFLHYFVAHGILITFQEKEEEDFQKLIHNASFSAKNCNSSAEGLCAILSMFISHYLRKVDYFENNFRNVLWDFYHHNNIAVLERIYHIRHELFMNTHVFRLIQEVLQGLEEAWLENLTNTLCYKQTNVKLERGLQLVKEYQEELDTMIHLQEVVSSHRGNEIMKALTVLTAVSTPLTALGALWGMNFKYMPELEWKYSYLIALLFIIFTTGGMYMYMRFKGWTGDLLRVKKKKSFFKSN; encoded by the coding sequence ATGGAATGTATAAAAATGCCGAAATGGAGTTGGTATCATGTGAAAACTAGTGAGCTTGAAAAACTTTCTTCTATAATCCCTCGTGATGTAGCATCTTATTTCTCTCAATTTGTAAAGAAAATAAGTTCTCCTTGTGAAAATGGATTATATGTTTATACGTTATCACCAAGTCAAACTTGTGTATATGGTTCGTTTTTATTTGATCAAGATAAAAAGGACGCCAAAATTCAAAAATTCCTTCATTATTTCGTAGCTCATGGAATATTGATAACGTTTCAGGAAAAAGAGGAAGAGGACTTTCAGAAATTAATACATAATGCCTCTTTTAGTGCAAAAAATTGTAATAGTTCCGCTGAAGGATTATGTGCTATCTTATCAATGTTTATATCTCACTACTTACGAAAGGTCGACTATTTCGAAAACAATTTTAGGAATGTCTTATGGGATTTTTATCATCATAATAACATAGCAGTTTTAGAAAGGATTTATCATATTCGTCATGAATTATTTATGAACACACATGTGTTTCGCTTAATACAAGAAGTGTTACAAGGCCTGGAGGAAGCTTGGTTAGAAAACCTAACAAACACCCTTTGTTATAAACAAACAAACGTAAAATTAGAGCGTGGATTACAACTTGTTAAAGAGTACCAAGAAGAATTAGACACGATGATTCATTTACAAGAAGTTGTTTCTTCTCATCGTGGGAATGAAATTATGAAAGCTCTTACTGTATTAACTGCTGTGAGTACGCCTTTGACAGCCTTAGGAGCATTATGGGGTATGAATTTTAAATACATGCCTGAACTAGAATGGAAATATAGCTATTTAATTGCTCTCTTATTTATTATTTTCACAACAGGAGGTATGTATATGTATATGCGATTCAAAGGATGGACAGGTGATTTATTACGAGTAAAGAAAAAGAAATCTTTTTTTAAATCCAATTAA
- a CDS encoding ParM/StbA family protein, producing the protein MKSLYAIDVGIGFTKRAYRQDVDSEMTIKSEASTLAPVPNHAESEDLTKVSFIDLDFAYYMGDEAHQSDASFLPPFGEEIENYYESDRFKQQIFGCIAKDYKENVVLPLVVTGLPVTCFGSQHEQLQRALKKETSVQIDGKFIHITVENALILQQPVALHAYFLKEGIIQERDRILIIDGGFRTLEMTDMKQNVILNHYETELGCSKPLKNIKNIVQNHTGESNQFHINDMPNILEKGYECREENHQTSQVDNLIQKELDAHFQDVMRVLQEQFKLDQYDTIIWTGGIVDLHKKRIEKMQGEISSFRMVDASKEAVLHGYYMIGSQVFDDITNQSAYESKL; encoded by the coding sequence ATGAAATCTCTGTATGCAATTGACGTAGGAATTGGCTTTACCAAGCGGGCATATCGACAGGATGTAGATTCTGAGATGACGATTAAGAGTGAAGCTTCTACACTAGCACCTGTACCCAATCATGCTGAAAGTGAAGATTTAACAAAGGTAAGTTTTATAGACTTAGACTTTGCATACTACATGGGAGATGAAGCACATCAATCTGACGCTTCATTTCTTCCTCCATTTGGCGAAGAAATAGAAAATTATTATGAAAGCGACCGGTTTAAACAACAAATATTTGGTTGCATTGCAAAGGATTATAAAGAAAATGTCGTGTTGCCTTTAGTTGTTACCGGGCTTCCCGTTACTTGTTTTGGTAGTCAGCATGAGCAATTACAACGTGCACTAAAAAAAGAAACTTCCGTGCAAATTGATGGGAAATTTATTCATATTACGGTGGAAAATGCTTTGATTCTTCAGCAACCGGTCGCTTTACATGCCTATTTCTTAAAAGAGGGAATCATTCAGGAACGAGATCGTATCTTAATTATTGATGGCGGATTTCGTACATTAGAAATGACAGATATGAAACAGAATGTCATTTTAAATCATTATGAGACGGAACTAGGATGTAGCAAGCCTTTGAAAAATATTAAGAATATCGTGCAGAATCATACGGGTGAAAGTAATCAATTCCATATTAACGACATGCCAAACATATTAGAAAAAGGATATGAATGTCGAGAAGAAAATCATCAGACAAGTCAGGTTGATAATTTGATTCAAAAAGAGTTGGATGCACACTTCCAAGATGTTATGCGTGTATTACAAGAACAATTTAAGTTAGACCAGTATGACACTATTATTTGGACAGGAGGAATAGTAGATCTCCACAAAAAACGAATTGAAAAAATGCAAGGTGAAATTTCTTCTTTCCGTATGGTAGACGCTTCGAAAGAGGCTGTACTTCATGGATACTACATGATTGGAAGTCAAGTATTTGACGACATCACCAATCAATCTGCATATGAATCTAAATTATAA
- a CDS encoding general stress protein produces the protein MHKNERKPVVHEYDNEHEVVMKVKELELQGISQDDIYVLTHEKHLTKKIADDTNINTIGVKEQGLGTSIINFFSKKGDELRNQMEEMGLSKEEANLYEEKLDQGRILLLVTAETPTATDRQLQNYHSL, from the coding sequence ATGCATAAGAATGAAAGAAAACCGGTGGTTCATGAATATGATAATGAACATGAAGTAGTTATGAAAGTAAAAGAGCTAGAATTGCAAGGGATTTCCCAAGATGACATTTATGTCTTAACACATGAAAAACATCTAACAAAAAAGATTGCGGATGATACAAACATAAATACGATTGGAGTAAAAGAACAAGGATTGGGAACAAGTATTATCAACTTTTTCTCCAAAAAAGGGGACGAACTCCGAAATCAAATGGAAGAAATGGGGTTGTCGAAGGAGGAAGCTAACTTATATGAAGAAAAACTAGATCAAGGGAGAATTTTACTCCTAGTAACAGCTGAAACACCAACGGCGACTGATAGGCAGCTGCAAAACTATCATTCTCTCTAA
- a CDS encoding acyl dehydratase → MSLNIKVMSRELCFDKSVTNNDLFKRQAPYFIEKFYLEKVTKGVQDTFFGN, encoded by the coding sequence ATGTCTTTGAATATCAAAGTGATGTCACGAGAACTTTGCTTTGATAAAAGTGTTACAAATAACGATTTGTTTAAAAGGCAAGCCCCTTATTTTATAGAAAAATTCTATTTAGAAAAAGTTACAAAAGGAGTACAAGATACTTTTTTCGGTAATTAA
- a CDS encoding Ger(x)C family spore germination protein, translated as MKRKVLCCILLLVFLMTGCFDQRNVEDVSLTLILGIDLDPNDNLLVYISSPVFNKEAKIKEETTGVKSATVRKARDQFDATVMALTAGSKTQVILVGKRLLKQKNWEIYLDPFYRDPKNTVTARVVAVDGPVSDVIFYSPKDKPRLPIYLTKLVDTAFLRNITVKTTLQELYEQTADKGLTANITELKKKNKIWVTGTALLDEKGKYKLTLKPDENKLLRILQQGTAGELPFTVPIKLNSDSQDKDLISFTAYGIKVKTKARYDDHFIFNVDVKMRIGITERLFSFNTRKDAAKLQKAIETKLEADFKQLIQKIQTAKIDPIGLGGYARTYTYPEWKKIQNNWGNELAKGDVNVKVKIKIAGMGTIK; from the coding sequence TTGAAAAGAAAAGTACTATGTTGTATTTTGTTATTGGTGTTCTTGATGACTGGATGCTTCGATCAAAGAAATGTTGAAGATGTTTCTCTTACTCTTATTCTTGGTATCGATTTAGATCCAAATGATAATTTATTAGTGTATATATCAAGCCCTGTTTTCAATAAAGAAGCAAAAATAAAAGAAGAAACTACTGGTGTGAAATCTGCTACGGTTCGAAAAGCAAGAGACCAATTTGATGCTACGGTTATGGCACTTACCGCCGGAAGTAAAACGCAGGTTATTTTAGTTGGAAAAAGGCTACTGAAACAAAAAAACTGGGAAATTTACCTTGATCCATTTTACCGTGATCCCAAAAATACAGTTACCGCAAGGGTTGTCGCTGTAGATGGACCTGTTTCAGACGTCATCTTCTATAGTCCAAAAGATAAACCGCGACTTCCTATATATTTAACAAAACTAGTTGATACCGCTTTTTTAAGAAATATCACGGTGAAAACAACACTTCAAGAATTATATGAACAAACAGCAGACAAAGGGCTAACAGCAAATATTACTGAACTGAAAAAAAAGAATAAAATATGGGTGACAGGTACAGCCTTATTGGATGAAAAAGGAAAGTATAAATTAACGCTGAAACCTGATGAAAACAAACTCTTACGCATTTTGCAACAAGGAACTGCAGGGGAGTTACCATTTACAGTTCCAATTAAGCTAAATTCAGATAGTCAAGATAAAGATTTGATAAGTTTTACTGCCTATGGTATTAAAGTAAAGACAAAGGCAAGATATGATGACCATTTTATATTTAATGTAGATGTAAAGATGAGAATCGGTATTACAGAACGACTTTTTTCGTTTAACACTAGAAAGGACGCAGCAAAATTACAAAAGGCGATTGAAACTAAGTTGGAAGCTGATTTCAAGCAATTAATACAAAAAATACAAACCGCCAAAATTGATCCTATTGGGCTTGGAGGATATGCAAGAACATACACATATCCGGAATGGAAAAAAATACAAAATAATTGGGGTAACGAATTAGCAAAAGGCGATGTAAACGTCAAGGTTAAGATTAAAATTGCCGGAATGGGTACGATTAAGTAA
- a CDS encoding GerAB/ArcD/ProY family transporter translates to MKKYAYNEITLMQYIILINGVQVGTGVLSLPRVLAEKAGTDGWIAILIGWIFSTISGVFIVKTAARYPEDTIYDILIRLFGKIVGKAFVVIYMMYFAFYSCIVLINAMLYLKGWLLPKTPDYIVIFLFSIPTYFVARNGPSILGRYAELFFYMALWIPIFFLIPLIGNGSWMPFFPLLKEGWKPILTAVPSTVYAYLGFDIAFFLYPFLQKKQYAVHGMVIANTLTMLFYLFATIVCFAYFSPDSITQYNQPVINLLKVIEFRFLERFDMILLAVYLTIVSTSWIPALYCSVFCSSQLLRKQNHSSHVVVLLLLIIGFTCWTHPSWNESEIWQQVLSNTGLGVTYILPIILWLYCCLYEKFRQGRIH, encoded by the coding sequence ATGAAAAAGTATGCCTATAATGAAATCACTCTTATGCAGTATATTATTTTAATTAATGGAGTGCAGGTGGGCACTGGCGTTTTATCGCTTCCACGTGTGCTTGCAGAAAAGGCTGGAACAGATGGATGGATAGCTATATTGATTGGTTGGATTTTCTCCACAATATCAGGTGTGTTTATAGTGAAAACAGCTGCAAGATATCCTGAGGATACGATTTATGATATTCTTATACGATTGTTTGGAAAAATAGTAGGGAAAGCATTCGTTGTTATTTACATGATGTACTTCGCTTTTTATTCTTGTATCGTTCTTATAAACGCTATGCTTTACCTTAAGGGATGGCTTCTCCCGAAAACGCCTGACTATATCGTTATCTTTTTGTTTTCGATTCCTACCTATTTTGTTGCACGTAACGGTCCTAGTATTTTAGGACGATACGCCGAACTTTTTTTTTATATGGCGCTTTGGATTCCGATATTTTTTTTAATCCCTCTTATAGGGAATGGAAGTTGGATGCCGTTCTTTCCGCTTTTAAAAGAAGGGTGGAAACCTATACTAACCGCTGTACCAAGCACTGTTTATGCTTATTTAGGGTTTGATATTGCTTTCTTTTTATATCCGTTTTTACAAAAAAAACAGTATGCAGTCCATGGAATGGTTATAGCAAACACCTTAACTATGTTATTTTATTTATTTGCTACTATTGTTTGCTTTGCCTATTTTAGCCCTGATAGCATTACGCAATATAATCAACCGGTAATAAATTTACTGAAAGTAATTGAATTTCGTTTTTTAGAACGTTTTGACATGATTTTATTGGCTGTTTACTTGACCATTGTTTCCACATCATGGATCCCTGCCTTATACTGTTCGGTATTTTGTTCTAGCCAATTACTTAGAAAACAAAATCACAGCTCTCATGTAGTTGTTCTCTTATTGCTTATTATCGGATTCACATGTTGGACCCATCCTAGTTGGAATGAATCCGAAATTTGGCAACAGGTATTATCGAATACTGGATTAGGAGTAACATATATATTACCTATTATCTTATGGCTGTATTGCTGTCTATATGAGAAGTTTCGCCAGGGGAGGATACATTGA